From the Halomarina salina genome, the window GATACCGGCCGTGTCGAGCGCCTCCGGGTTCTCGCCGGCGGCCTGGACCCAGTAACCGTACTTCGTCCGGTAGAGCAGCACCCACGCGGCGACGGCGGCGAGGACGGTGAGCCACACCAGCGGCGAGGTGTCGAACAGGATCGGGCCGACCACCGGCAGGTCGGCGAGCACCGGGATAGTGAGGTCGGCCATGCTCGCCAGGCCGGGGCTGTTCCGGTTACCCCAGAGCAGGACGGCGACGAACGGGCCGAACCCGAGACCGACGAACCAGACGGCGAGCCCCGCCACGATCTGGTTGGCCTCGTAGCGGACGAGCAGGACGCTGAACGCGACGCCGAGCACCACGCTGACGAGCGTCGCCGCGGCGATTCCGAGCCAGAGGTCGCCCTGGCTCGGCGACTCGCCGCCGAGGAGGAACGTCACCGCCGCGGCGTTGACCGCGCCGAATATCATGAACCCCTCCAGCCCGATGTTGAACACGCCGCTCTTCTCGGCGTAGAGGCCGCCGATGGCCGCGAGCGCGATGGGACACGACGCCTGGATGGCACGCTCGACGAAGCCGACGGTGAGGATGTCGGCGACCGGCAGGTCGAACACCGTCGTCGAGAGGATGCCGAGCGCCAGGACGGCGAGGGCGCTCCCGAGCAACAGTCGGTATCGGTCGCTGTAGCGCACGAGCGCGCCACTCATCGACCTTCACCTCCGAGGCCGGTTCGCTTCGCCGCCATCCGGAACAGCTCCGGCGCGGCGACGAACAGCACGACGAGCCCCGCGATGCCGTCGATCAGCTGGATGGGGATGTCGGTGTTGATGCCGATGTAGGAGCCGGCGGAGTCGAGACCGCCGAACAGCAGGCCGGCCGGGACGACCCCGAGGGGGTTGTTCGCCGCCAGCAGGCTCACCGCGATGGCGTCGAAGCCGTACGTCCCGATGCCGCCGGGGTCGCTGTAGTAGCCCTGGATCATGATGGCGAACACCGCACCGGCGACGCCCGCGACCATCCCCGAGAGGGTCATCGTGCTCACGATGGTCCGCCTGGCGTCGACGCCCGAGTACGCCGCTGCGGACTGCTGGTAGCCGCTCGTCACCATGTCGTAGCCGACCGTGGTCCGCACCATGAGCACCGCGATCAGGACGACGACGAGCAGTGCGATGGCGAACCCGACGACCGAGAAGTCGGGGTTGTCGTAGACGAGTCGCGGGAACGAGACGTACTCGGGAAGGCGTGCGGTGTTCGGTGCGCGGTTGCCCTCGCCGCGGAACGGTCCCTCGACGAGGAAGCCGACGACGCCGGTCGCGACGAAGTTGAGCATG encodes:
- a CDS encoding ABC transporter permease; this encodes MSGALVRYSDRYRLLLGSALAVLALGILSTTVFDLPVADILTVGFVERAIQASCPIALAAIGGLYAEKSGVFNIGLEGFMIFGAVNAAAVTFLLGGESPSQGDLWLGIAAATLVSVVLGVAFSVLLVRYEANQIVAGLAVWFVGLGFGPFVAVLLWGNRNSPGLASMADLTIPVLADLPVVGPILFDTSPLVWLTVLAAVAAWVLLYRTKYGYWVQAAGENPEALDTAGIDVARVRYVAVVFSAAMAGLGGAVLMAHAGSFTGTGDTMVNGRGWIAIVAYLFGNYNPLGAAAAALLFGGLDMLQIQFQTAGIELPNRLVNLFPYVAVIVVLTVWGSTRMPSAVGEHYESEE
- a CDS encoding ABC transporter permease; translation: MSDDGSSRARSTLDRAADRVLDLTVLERLAIATASTLLALLIGLVIVAAAGYDPAEFLGAMFEGSFGDRSATARSLKFATILILTGVAVAIAFRAGVFNIGVQGQFVVGGFTTIVTILWLAPMFPEGPTGGVLLIGLGTLAAIVTAGAYAALPGILKAYAGANEIITTIMLNFVATGVVGFLVEGPFRGEGNRAPNTARLPEYVSFPRLVYDNPDFSVVGFAIALLVVVLIAVLMVRTTVGYDMVTSGYQQSAAAYSGVDARRTIVSTMTLSGMVAGVAGAVFAIMIQGYYSDPGGIGTYGFDAIAVSLLAANNPLGVVPAGLLFGGLDSAGSYIGINTDIPIQLIDGIAGLVVLFVAAPELFRMAAKRTGLGGEGR